The following proteins are encoded in a genomic region of Saccharomyces mikatae IFO 1815 strain IFO1815 genome assembly, chromosome: 9:
- the FAF1 gene encoding Faf1p (similar to Saccharomyces cerevisiae FAF1 (YIL019W); ancestral locus Anc_7.192) — MSCNDEEYIKQMELQRKAFESQFGSLESMGFEDKTKSIETKEDVNSSSDGENDSSDDANDFSDDNREGSFSSSEENSHDSSVDIEQDSKPKTRPKVIKFSGPSDVYIPPSKKTQKLLRSGKTLSQINKKLESAEVKEEKEDETLEAENLQNDLELQQFLRESHLLSAFSNSGNSSADSGVSLTLQSIGGGNDDGIIYQDDQVIGKARSRTLEMRLNRLSRVNGHEEKISKLEKVPMHIRKGMIDKHVKRIKKYEQEAAEGGIVLSKVKKGQFRKIESTYKKDIERRIGGSIKAKDKERGTKRERGLKISSVGRSTRNGLIVSKRDIARISGSDKGGKFNSKKKTRR, encoded by the coding sequence ATGAGCTGTAATGACGAGGAATACATAAAGCAAATGGAATTACAAAGGAAGGCCTTCGAAAGCCAATTCGGATCTTTAGAGTCTATGGGGTTCGAagataaaacaaaaagcaTAGAAACCAAAGAAGACGTAAACTCCAGTTCGGATGGTGAGAATGACAGCTCTGATGATGCCAATGATTTTAGCGACGATAATAGAGAGGGTTCTTTTTCCTCCTCGGAGGAGAATAGTCACGACAGCAGTGTGGACATTGAACAAGATTCTAAACCAAAAACCCGGCCAAAAGTCATCAAATTTAGTGGGCCTAGTGACGTCTACATTCCACCAAGCAAAAAAACACAGAAACTATTAAGAAGTGGTAAAACTTTATCTCaaattaacaaaaaactgGAGAGTGCTGAAGtcaaggaagaaaaagaagatgagacTTTGGAAGCAGAAAATTTGCAAAATGACTTGGAGTTGCAACAATTTCTGAGAGAGTCACACTTACTGAGCGCTTTCAGTAATAGCGGAAATAGTTCTGCAGACAGCGGCGTATCGTTGACCTTACAAAGCATCGGCGGTGGAAATGATGACGGCATAATTTACCAAGATGATCAAGTGATTGGAAAAGCTAGATCTCGTACACTAGAAATGAGGCTGAATAGACTCTCAAGGGTGAACGGgcatgaagaaaaaataagcaaattggaaaaagtGCCTATGCATATCAGAAAAGGAATGATTGACAAGCACGTCAAGAGGATCAAGAAATACGAACAAGAAGCAGCAGAAGGCGGGATTGTGTTGtcaaaagtgaaaaagGGACAATTCAGAAAGATTGAATCGACATACAAGAAAGATATTGAGAGACGTATTGGTGGAAGTATCAAGGCCaaagacaaagaaagaGGCACCAAAAGGGAGCGTGGTTTGAAAATAAGCAGTGTGGGTAGGTCTACGAGGAATGGCTTGATTGTTTCCAAAAGGGATATTGCTCGTATTAGTGGGAGTGACAAGGGTGGTAAATTCAATagcaaaaagaagactCGTCGCTAA
- the TIM44 gene encoding protein translocase subunit TIM44 (similar to Saccharomyces cerevisiae TIM44 (YIL022W); ancestral locus Anc_7.196), with protein MYRSTFIRSSGTSSRTIAARYRSGDTGLMIARVLFSTSATRTQGGNPRSPLQIFRDTFKKEWEKSQELQENIKTLQDASGKLGESEAYKKAREAYLKAQRGSTIVGKTLKKTGETMEHIATKAWESELGKNTRKAASATAKKLDESFEPVRQTKIYKEVSEVIDDGESSRYGGFITKEQRRLKREKDLASGKRHRAVKSNDEAGTAVVATNIESKESFGKKVEDFKEKTVVGRSIQSLKNKLWDESENPLIVVMRKITNKVGGFFAETESSRVYSQFKMMDPTFSNESFTRHLREYIVPEILEAYVKGDVKVLKKWFSEAPFNVYAAQQKIFKEQDVYADGRILDIRGVEVVSAKLLAPQDIPVLVVGCRAQEINLYRKKKTGEIAAGDEANILMSSYAMVFTRDPEQIDDDETEGWKILEFVRGGSRQFT; from the coding sequence ATGTACAGATCCACTTTTATCAGGTCCTCCGGCACAAGCTCTAGAACGATAGCCGCAAGGTACAGGTCTGGGGACACAGGGCTCATGATTGCTCGAGTATTGTTCTCGACCTCTGCGACCCGTACACAAGGCGGGAATCCTCGATCGCCACTGCAGATCTTCCGTGACACATTTAAGAAGGAATGGGAGAAATCTCAGGAACTGCAGGAGAACATAAAGACGCTACAGGACGCTTCGGGGAAGCTAGGTGAGTCTGAGGCGTATAAAAAAGCCAGGGAGGCGTACTTAAAGGCTCAAAGAGGGTCCACAATTGTGGGGAagacattgaaaaagacCGGTGAAACTATGGAACATATAGCCACCAAGGCTTGGGAGTCCGAACTCGGTAAGAACACAAGAAAAGCAGCCTCAGCCACGGCGAAGAAGCTAGATGAGAGCTTTGAGCCCGTAAGACAGACGAAGATTTACAAGGAGGTCTCCGAAGTCATCGACGATGGTGAAAGTTCTCGGTACGGAGGGTTCATCACCAAAGAGCAAAGGAGACTCAAACGTGAGAAGGATTTGGCTTCTGGGAAAAGACATAGAGCGGTCAAGAGCAATGACGAGGCAGGCACTGCAGTGGTTGCCACGAATATCGAGTCTAAGGAGTCGTTCGGTAAGAAAGTGGAGGATTTCAAGGAAAAGACCGTGGTGGGCCGTTCCATACAATCTTTAAAGAACAAGTTGTGGGACGAAAGTGAGAACCCCTTAATTGTGGTCATGAGGAAAATAACCAACAAAGTCGGCGGGTTTTTTGCAGAGACGGAATCGTCTCGTGTTTACAGTCAGTTCAAGATGATGGACCCTACCTTTTCGAATGAAAGCTTCACTAGACACTTGAGAGAATACATTGTTCCAGAGATTCTTGAAGCTTACGTGAAAGGCGACGTCAAAGtcttaaaaaaatggttcAGTGAGGCTCCATTCAATGTTTATGCGGCCCAACAGaaaatcttcaaagaaCAGGATGTTTATGCCGATGGCCGTATTCTAGATATCAGGGGTGTCGAGGTAGTGAGTGCAAAGTTGTTGGCCCCTCAAGACATTCCAGTCTTGGTGGTCGGGTGTAGAGCACAGGAAATCAACCTTTacaggaaaaagaaaaccgGCGAGATCGCCGCTGGTGATGAAGCAAACATCTTGATGAGCTCTTATGCCATGGTTTTCACCAGGGACCCGGAGCAAATCGATGATGACGAAACAGAAGGTTGGAAGATTCTGGAGTTTGTCCGTGGGGGTTCCAGACAGTTTACCTAA
- the RPB3 gene encoding DNA-directed RNA polymerase II core subunit RPB3 (similar to Saccharomyces cerevisiae RPB3 (YIL021W); ancestral locus Anc_7.194), producing MSEEGPQVKIREASKDNVDFILSNVDLAMANSLRRVMIAEIPTLAIDSVEVETNTTVLADEFIAHRLGLIPLQSMDIEQLEYSRDCFCEDHCDKCSVVLTLQAFGESESTTNVYSKDLVIVSNLMGRNIGHPIIQDKEGNGVLICKLRKGQELKLTCVAKKGIAKEHAKWGPAAAIEFEYDPWNKLKHTDYWYEQDSAKEWPQSKNCEYEDAPNEGDPFDYKAEADTFYMNVESVGSIPVDQVVVRGIDTLQKKVASILLALTQMDQDKVNFASGDNNPSSNILGTNEDVMMAGAEQDPYSNASQMGNSGSGGYDSAW from the coding sequence ATGAGTGAAGAAGGGCCTCAGGTGAAAATAAGAGAAGCCAGTAAAGATAACGTCGACTTTATACTATCCAATGTGGATTTGGCGATGGCCAATTCTCTCCGTAGGGTCATGATAGCAGAGATTCCCACGTTAGCCATCGATTCAGTGGAGGTCGAAACAAATACTACGGTTCTGGCCGATGAATTCATTGCACACAGACTAGGTTTAATACCTCTACAAAGTATGGATATTGAACAACTAGAATACAGTCGTGATTGTTTTTGTGAGGACCACTGTGACAAATGTTCTGTGGTGTTGACATTGCAGGCATTTGGCGAAAGCGAAAGCACTACGAACGTCTACAGTAAGGACTTGGTTATTGTCTCCAACCTCATGGGGCGTAACATTGGACATCCTATTATACAAGATAAAGAAGGTAATGGTGTTCTTATTTGCAAATTGAGGAAGGGTCAAGAATTGAAACTAACATGTGTTGCCAAAAAGGGTATAGCCAAAGAACACGCTAAATGGGGACCCGCAGCAGCTATAGAGTTTGAATATGATCCTTGGAATAAACTCAAACATACCGATTATTGGTATGAACAGGATTCTGCCAAGGAATGGCCCCAGTCCAAAAACTGTGAATATGAGGATGCTCCAAACGAAGGTGATCCGTTTGATTACAAAGCTGAAGCAGATACATTCTATATGAACGTAGAATCCGTAGGGTCTATCCCCGTTGATCAAGTTGTAGTCAGAGGTATCGATacattacaaaaaaaagtcgCTTCGATATTATTAGCCCTGACACAGATGGATCAAGATAAAGTTAATTTCGCATCGGGTGATAACAATCCCTCTTCGAATATTCTGGGAACCAACGAAGACGTAATGATGGCGGGCGCCGAGCAAGATCCCTATTCCAATGCATCTCAAATGGGTAATAGTGGATCGGGTGGGTATGATAGTGCTTGGTGA
- the VID28 gene encoding glucose-induced degradation complex subunit VID28 (similar to Saccharomyces cerevisiae VID28 (YIL017C); ancestral locus Anc_7.184): MTVSYSLENLRKISNALVGDQLAKVDYYIAPKCHIFQFLLSIEADNSVALKNAKLDLLYTLLRLEPQQRDIVGTYYLDIVSTIYKSMGLARSFTENNSSTNYKYIKLLNLCAKVYPNCGFADLQFLQDGFIHLVNHKFLSSKCNIDEVITIIELLKLFSLVDERNCGDFNRNKFMDQEREVSEISHYQDFKMADSLEQVIVKISKKYMNQISLKYIVRLKVSRPASPSSIKNDPFDNKGVDCTRAIPKKINISNMYDSSLLSLALLLYLRYHYAIPGDRKLRNDSTFKMFVLGLLKSNDVNIRCVSLKFLLQPYFTEDKKWEDSRTLEKVLPYLVESFNYDPLPWWFDPFDMLDSLVVLYNEITPMNNPVLTTLAHTNVIFCILSRFAQCLSLPQHNESTLRTTTKFIKICASFAASDEKYRLLLLNDTLLLNHLEYGLEAHITLIQDFISLKDEIKETVTDTHSMCLPPIYNHEFVAAWLLLLKSFSRSVSALRTTLKRNKIAQLLLQILSKTYTLTKECYFAGQDFMKPEIVIMGITLGSICNFVVEFSNLQSFMLRNGIIDIIEKVLTDPLFNSKKVWDSNEDERRTALQDIAVHEVKANSLWVLRHLMYNCQNEEKFQLLAKIPMSLILDFINDPCWAVQAQCFQLLRNLTCNSRKIVNILLEKFKDVNYKIDPQTGNKIAIGSTYLFEFLAKKMRLLNPLDSQQKKTMEGILYIIVNLAAVNENKKQLVIEQDEILHIMSEILVETTNNSSHYGNDGNLKLACLWVLNNLLWNSSVSHYTQYAIENGLEPGHSPSDSENPQSTMIIGYNEPVVGGSSRGKYFDEPDGDDSSSNANDDEDEDNEDDEGDEFVRTPAAKGSTSNVQVTRATVERCRKLVEVGLYNLVKKNITDESLSVREKARTLLYHMDLLLKVK; encoded by the coding sequence ATGACGGTGTCTTACTCGTTGGAAAATCTCAGAAAGATCAGTAATGCCCTGGTGGGCGACCAGCTGGCTAAAGTAGACTACTATATCGCTCCGAAATgccatatttttcaatttttgttgtCTATTGAGGCAGATAACAGTGTTGCGTTAAAGAATGCGAAATTAGATCTGCTATACACCCTTTTACGCCTAGAACCGCAACAAAGAGATATAGTAGGCACGTACTACCTTGATATTGTGTCCACAATCTATAAGTCCATGGGTCTGGCAAGAAGCTTTACCGAGAATAATTCTTCAACGAACTATAAGTACATAAAACTTCTGAACCTGTGTGCTAAAGTCTATCCTAATTGCGGATTCGCAGACCTACAATTTCTTCAGGACGGGTTTATTCACTTAGTTAACCATAAATTTTTGAGCAGCAAATGTAACATTGATGAAGTTATCACGATAATTGAATTATTGAAGTTGTTCTCACTCGTGGATGAGCGAAACTGCGGCGATTTTAACCGAAACAAGTTTATGGatcaagaaagagaagTATCAGAAATTTCACACTATCAAGATTTTAAAATGGCTGACTCCCTTGAACAGGTAATAGTTAAGATATCCAAGAAGTACATGAACCAGATAAGTCTCAAGTATATAGTCAGGCTGAAAGTATCCAGGCCAGCGTCACCATCCAGCATCAAGAACGATCCTTTTGATAATAAGGGCGTTGACTGCACCCGTGCAATTcctaaaaaaatcaatatatCTAACATGTATGATTCTAGTTTACTGTCCTTGGCACTCCTTCTTTATTTAAGATATCACTATGCGATACCAGGCGATAGAAAATTACGGAACGACTCGACGTTCAAGATGTTCGTTTTGGGCCTCTTGAAAAGCAATGACGTTAATATTAGATGCGTTTccttgaaatttttactaCAACCGTACTTCACAGAGGATAAGAAATGGGAGGATTCGCGTACTCTGGAGAAAGTACTGCCATATCTGGTTGAGTCATTCAACTATGATCCATTGCCTTGGTGGTTCGATCCATTTGACATGCTGGATTCATTGGTTGTGTTGTATAACGAGATTACTCCAATGAATAATCCTGTGCTCACCACATTAGCTCACACAAACGtcattttttgtattctgTCCCGTTTTGCACAATGCCTTTCTTTACCACAACATAACGAATCTACCCTGAGGACAACTAcaaaattcatcaaaatcTGTGCCTCATTTGCTGCATCAGACGAAAAATACCGTCTGTTATTACTGAATGATACGTTGTTGTTGAATCATTTGGAGTACGGGTTAGAAGCGCACATCACTTTGATACAGGATTTTatatctttgaaagatGAGATAAAGGAAACCGTTACTGATACGCATTCCATGTGTTTGCCCCCTATATATAATCATGAATTTGTCGCAGCCtggttgctgttgttgaaaTCATTTTCCAGAAGTGTTTCAGCACTTAGGACAACTTTGAAGAGGAATAAAATAGCACAGCTACTTCTACAGATATTGAGTAAGACGTATACGTTAACTAAGGAATGCTATTTTGCTGGACAAGATTTTATGAAACCGGAAATTGTGATAATGGGTATTACTCTGGGCAGTATTTGTAATTTTGTGGTTGAATTCTCTAATTTGCAATCATTTATGCTCAGGAACGGCATAATCGATATTATTGAGAAGGTGTTGACCGATCCGTTGTTCAATTCTAAAAAAGTTTGGGATtctaatgaagatgaaagaaGGACCGCTTTGCAGGATATAGCGGTGCATGAAGTAAAGGCAAACTCTTTGTGGGTATTGAGACATTTAATGTACAACTGCCAAAACGAAGAGAAATTTCAACTTTTGGCCAAAATCCCTATGTCCTTAATATTGGATTTTATCAACGATCCATGTTGGGCAGTACAGGCCCAATGTTTTCAGTTGCTCCGAAACTTGACTTGTAATTCAAGGAAAATCgttaatattcttttagAAAAGTTCAAAGATGTGAATTATAAAATTGATCCTCAAACAGGCAATAAAATTGCCATTGGTTCGACATATCTTTTCGAGTTTTTAGCGAAGAAAATGAGGCTTTTAAATCCATTAGATTctcaacaaaagaagacaaTGGAAGgcattttatatataattgTCAATTTGGCAGCAGTAAATGAGAATAAGAAGCAACTAGTTATTGAACAGGATGAGATATTACACATTATGAGTGAAATATTGGTAGAAACAACAAACAACAGTTCACATTACGGTAACGAcggaaatttgaaattagCATGCTTATGGGTGCTCAATAACTTACTATGGAATTCATCCGTTTCACATTATACCCAGTACGCAATTGAAAACGGACTTGAACCAGGGCATTCACCAAGTGATTCAGAAAATCCACAATCGACGATGATAATAGGGTATAACGAACCTGTTGTTGGTGGATCTTCTAGGGGGAAGTATTTCGATGAACCAGACGGCGACGATAGCAGCAGTAATGccaatgatgatgaagacgaagataatgaagacGATGAAGGTGATGAGTTCGTTCGTACTCCTGCTGCAAAAGGCAGCACTTCGAATGTACAGGTCACACGTGCTACAGTGGAAAGATGTAGGAAACTCGTGGAAGTAGGATTATACAACCTagttaaaaagaacatcaCTGACGAGTCTTTATCCGTGCGAGAAAAGGCAAGAACATTGCTATATCATATGGACTTGCTTTTGAAAGTCAAATAA
- the HIS6 gene encoding 1-(5-phosphoribosyl)-5- ((5-phosphoribosylamino)methylideneamino)imidazole-4-carboxamide isomerase HIS6 (similar to Saccharomyces cerevisiae HIS6 (YIL020C); ancestral locus Anc_7.193) gives MTKFIGCIDLHNGEVKQIVGGTLTSKEEDVPKTNFVSQHPSSYYAKLYRDRNVQGCHVIKLGPNNDEAAREALQESPNFLQVGGGINDTNCLEWLQWASKVIVTSWLFTKEGHFQLKRLETLTGLCGKDRIVVDLSCRKTQDGRWIVAMNKWQTLTDLELNAETFEELRKYTNEFLIHAADVEGLCGGIDEKLVSKLFEWTKNYDDLKIVYAGGARSIDDLKLVDELSHGKVDLTFGSSLDIFGGNLVKFEDCCKWNEEQS, from the coding sequence atgacaaaGTTTATTGGTTGTATAGATTTGCATAATGGGGAAGTTAAACAAATAGTAGGTGGTACGTTGACTAGTAAAGAGGAGGACGTTccaaaaacaaattttgTGTCGCAGCATCCTTCTTCGTATTATGCTAAACTTTACAGAGACCGAAATGTTCAAGGATGCCATGTTATTAAGTTAGGGCCCAATAATGACGAGGCTGCACGTGAGGCACTCCAAGAATCACCAAATTTTCTACAAGTGGGCGGAGGAATTAACGACACTAACTGCTTGGAGTGGTTGCAATGGGCCAGTAAAGTAATTGTTACCAGTTGGTTATTTACGAAAGAGGGCCATTTTCAATTAAAGCGATTAGAAACATTGACAGGGCTATGTGGGAAAGACCGCATAGTAGTTGATTTAAGTTGTAGAAAAACACAAGATGGTCGTTGGATTGTGGCAATGAACAAATGGCAAACACTAACTGATCTTGAGCTTAATGCAGAAACGTTTGAAGAACTGAGGAAGTACACAAATGAGTTTTTAATTCATGCTGCTGACGTTGAAGGTTTGTGCGGCGGCATTGATGAAAAGTTGGTTTCTAAGCTTTTTGAATGGACTAAGAATTACGAcgatttgaaaattgttTACGCCGGTGGAGCCAGAAGTATTGATGACTTGAAATTAGTTGATGAGCTAAGTCACGGAAAGGTAGATTTAACATTTGGTAGTTCGTTGGATATATTTGGCGGTAACTTGGTTAAATTCGAAGATTGCTGTAAATGGAATGAAGAGCAAAGTTAG
- the YKE4 gene encoding Zn(2+) transporter YKE4 (similar to Saccharomyces cerevisiae YKE4 (YIL023C); ancestral locus Anc_7.203): MKALQGCSFLLSVVSPVVAHGLHHNRDHGHGVEREFQQSSVVLKQESTFHFLVCFLQDHVFVLGPRYNALVAIFIIQLMPCLFVLLVPGLRRNDPSSLTLSMLVSFSLGTLLGDVLIHVIPESLSGVDDVTVVGSAIFLGFICFLALDKTMRILSGSSSDGSGTHSHLHSHSDQHHDAEKKSGFNVSAYLNVISGIAHHITDGIALASSFYSSTQVGIVTSIAVTFHEIPHELGDFAVLLSSGFTFPQAIRTQAVTAFCAVVGTAIGCWINEIGTTSHARTPSSASAPGLTLPFTAGGLIYIATTGVVPQILQNSTSRSQYREFKQWILQLASIFIGFAVMALMEEH, translated from the coding sequence ATGAAGGCGTTGCAGGGTTGCTCTTTTTTACTAAGCGTTGTCTCTCCAGTAGTGGCACATGGACTACACCACAACCGTGACCATGGCCATGGAGTAGAACGTGAGTTCCAGCAAAGCTCTGTAGTTTTGAAGCAAGAATCTACCTTTCACTTTTTAGTGTGTTTTCTGCAGGACCATGTATTTGTCCTGGGACCGCGTTATAATGCTTTAGTGGCTATTTTTATCATACAACTCATGCCATGTCTTTTTGTGCTGCTGGTTCCCGGGCTACGTAGAAACGATCCTTCCAGTTTGACACTGTCGATGCTGGTTTCGTTTTCCTTGGGCACACTGCTGGGCGATGTTTTGATACACGTGATACCTGAAAGTCTGAGTGGTGTGGACGATGTGACAGTGGTCGGGAGCGCGATATTTCTGGGGTTTATCTGCTTTTTGGCCCTGGATAAGACGATGCGAATTCTGTCAGGGTCCTCCAGCGATGGCAGTGGCACACATTCTCACTTGCATAGCCACAGCGATCAGCATCACGACGCAGAGAAGAAATCAGGCTTTAACGTGTCTGCGTATTTGAACGTCATATCGGGCATCGCGCACCACATCACAGATGGCATCGCGCTGGCGTCGTCGTTCTACAGTTCCACGCAAGTTGGCATAGTGACCAGCATAGCTGTTACCTTCCATGAGATCCCTCACGAGCTGGGTGACTTCGCTGTCCTGCTTTCCAGCGGGTTTACCTTCCCACAGGCTATAAGAACTCAGGCGGTGACAGCATTCTGTGCCGTCGTTGGCACAGCCATTGGTTGCTGGATCAACGAAATCGGCACCACTAGCCATGCAAGAACCCCTTCATCGGCTAGTGCTCCGGGGCTTACGCTGCCGTTCACGGCAGGTGGCCTTATCTACATTGCCACTACCGGTGTTGTACCGCAGATCCTACAAAATTCCACGTCTCGTAGCCAGTATCGGGAGTTTAAGCAGTGGATCCTGCAGCTGGCTTCTATTTTTATAGGATTTGCTGTTATGGCGCTTATGGAAGAGCATTGA
- the ATG45 gene encoding Atg45p (similar to Saccharomyces cerevisiae YIL024C; ancestral locus Anc_7.202): MSNFLLVIPEDVIKGCSKADKLVVTGEFDNWRHSDYVLQYDGSAQNYRVQIPRRKGQRSTMFKVVINDKEWVTLNYFDTVTDKSGYTNNILHFKDNEASQLMDIPLSPHTRSNTVKGKPEDDSLNDYVNLSSHSDLSSTEEIVCWNSDMEDENLDATIQCDFHQAFNSRKESLNGLMCIAKKVKTYWNK; the protein is encoded by the coding sequence ATGTCCAATTTTTTACTTGTCATCCCTGAAGACGTGATCAAGGGTTGTTCCAAGGCAGATAAGCTGGTCGTTACGGGAGAATTCGATAACTGGAGGCATTCAGATTATGTTTTGCAGTATGATGGCAGCGCACAAAACTACAGGGTGCAAATTCCTAGAAGGAAAGGCCAACGTAGCACCATGTTCAAAGTAGTCATAAACGATAAGGAGTGGGTCACCCTTAACTATTTCGACACTGTGACGGACAAATCAGGGTACACCAACAACATTCTGCATTTCAAAGACAACGAGGCTAGCCAACTTATGGATATACCTCTATCGCCACATACGCGGTCCAACACTGTGAAGGGGAAACCGGAAGACGACTCATTGAATGACTATGTTAACTTGTCGTCGCATAGCGATCTAAGCAGCACAGAGGAGATAGTGTGCTGGAATTCTGATATGGAGGACGAGAATTTAGACGCCACCATTCAGTGTGATTTCCACCAGGCATTCAATAGCAGGAAAGAGTCCCTGAATGGACTGATGTGTATTGCCAAGAAAGTCAAGACGTACTGGAACAAATAG
- the SNL1 gene encoding Snl1p (similar to Saccharomyces cerevisiae SNL1 (YIL016W); ancestral locus Anc_7.183), with protein MSHNTMEYWKSKLSKTSTSTYVLLAVIAVVFLVTIKRPSDKGKRNKKRGLKKSKKSKAQFEKAPVSLTLEEQIENVSLRYSNELAGRSRDLINRFDAKDEKDIYERNYCNEMLLKLLIELDGIDLINVEESLRKSLKEKRKAVIKEIQAMLKSLDSLK; from the coding sequence ATGTCTCACAACACGATGGAATATTGGAAGAGTAAATTGAGCAAAACAAGCACGTCGACGTATGTCCTGTTGGCCGTGATTGCTGTCGTATTTTTGGTTACAATCAAAAGGCCCAGTGACaagggaaaaagaaataaaaagagagGTTTGAAGAAGAGCAAGAAGAGCAAGGCTCAGTTTGAGAAAGCACCAGTATCTTTGACGTTGGAAGAGCAGATCGAAAATGTGTCTTTGAGATACAGCAACGAGCTCGCAGGTCGTAGCAGGGACCTAATAAATAGATTTGACGCcaaagatgaaaaggatATTTATGAACGCAACTACTGCAACGAGATGCTTTTGAAACTACTCATTGAGTTGGACGGTATTGATTTGATCAATGTGGAAGAGTCCTTGAGGAAGtctttgaaggaaaaaaggaagGCCGTCATAAAGGAAATTCAGGCCATGTTGAAAAGTTTAGATTCTCTTAAATAA
- the RPL2B gene encoding 60S ribosomal protein uL2 (similar to Saccharomyces cerevisiae RPL2A (YFR031C-A) and RPL2B (YIL018W); ancestral locus Anc_7.187) — protein sequence MGRVIRNQRKGAGSIFTSHTRLRQGAAKLRTLDYAERHGYIRGIVKQIVHDSGRGAPLAKVVFRDPYKYRLREEIFIANEGVHTGQFIYAGKKASLNVGNVLPLGSVPEGTIVSNVEEKPGDRGALARASGNYVIIIGHNPDENKTRVRLPSGAKKVISSDARGVIGVIAGGGRVDKPLLKAGRAFHKYRLKRNSWPKTRGVAMNPVDHPHGGGNHQHIGKASTISRGAVSGQKAGLIAARRTGLLRGSQKTQD from the exons ATGG gTAGAGTTATTCGTAACCAAAGAAAGGGTGCTGGTTCTATCTTCACCTCTCACACCAGATTAAGACAAGGTGCTGCCAAGTTGAGAACTTTGGATTATGCTGAACGTCATGGGTACATCCGTGGTATCGTTAAGCAAATTGTCCACGACTCCGGTAGAGGTGCTCCATTGGCCAAGGTTGTTTTCCGTGACCCATACAAGTATAGATTGCGTGAAGAAATCTTCATTGCTAACGAAGGTGTCCACACTGGTCAATTCATTTACGCCGGTAAGAAGGCTTCTTTGAACGTCGGTAATGTTTTACCATTGGGTTCCGTCCCAGAAGGTACCATTGTTTCCAacgttgaagaaaaacctGGTGACAGAGGTGCTCTAGCTAGAGCTTCTGGTAACTACGTTATTATCATTGGTCACAACCCAGATGAAAACAAGACCAGAGTCAGATTACCATCCGGTGCCAAGAAGGTTATTTCTTCTGACGCTAGAGGTGTCATTGGTGTCATTGCCGGTGGTGGTAGAGTTGACAAGCCATTGTTGAAGGCTGGTCGTGCTTTCCACAAGTACAGATTGAAGAGAAACTCTTGGCCAAAGACCCGTGGTGTTGCCATGAATCCAGTTGATCACCCTCACGGTGGTGGTAACCATCAACATATTGGTAAGGCTTCTACTATCTCTAGAGGTGCCGTTTCTGGTCAAAAGGCTGGTTTGATTGCTGCCAGAAGAACCGGTTTGCTACGTGGTTCTCAAAAGACCCAAGATTAA